The Prionailurus bengalensis isolate Pbe53 chromosome E2, Fcat_Pben_1.1_paternal_pri, whole genome shotgun sequence region CGATAGTGAGCCCATCGCTGTCAGATCCATCCATATAGTTCTTGAGGGATAGGAATGCTGGGTGGGGGAGGCCAGTGCAGTGGCAGCTGCAGTCATCCAGGTGGGAAATGCTGGCGACTTGAACCAAGAATTGGTGGAGATGAGAGGTGGGCAGATTTAAGAGCTCTGCCGGAAGTAGAACTCACAGGGCATCAGTGTTACAGGTGCACCCCTAGCCTTTGTGTGAAAAACATTTGTTAAGGCATCCTTTCCTTCTGacgttttttacttttttccccctaagtttattttttttttgttttgagagagagagagctagcagggggtgggggctggggggtgggggcaggcagagagagcgaatcccaagcaggctctgaactgtcagtacagagccggaagcggggctcaaactcacaaaccgtgagaccacgcGTGACcggagtcgaaatcaagagtcagacgcttaaccgacgagccacccaggcgcccccgtttttcacttttatatgttGGAATGTGGCCATAATAGATGTAAATGACAAAAGACGTGCATTATAGCGGAACTGGACTTGCTGCCTTGTGCAGTGCACCAACCCCACAGCCGTTCAGGGCTCCCCTATGAAGGGGATTGGAAAAACTGAATTGTCAGACTCAAGAAAATGGACCCAGGGGCGGGGAGACTAGCACGGAGAAAAAagatggagaggaaaggaagagggaaaccACTCCCGGGAGGGCAGACAGGAGGCGAATGCTTGACGGCCACACAGCTcatatgtctgtctctctgcagGCAGTTTGCCAACATTGAGGCTGCCACCCAGCGCCTGGCCCTGTCTATCCTGTCTCAGAAGGCACCTCCCCAGAGACCGCCACCCCGAAGGCCGCCCCCGCCGCCTCCGTCCCCCTTCCTGGGGGTGGCCTGTGCTGTGGCCCCCACTGAGGAGCCCTGTGCCAGCCCTGGCCCAAGTCTCGCCGCCCTGGATGCCTCCACCCTCGACCTCTTTGATGACATTGCACTCACCCCAGAGTGTCCCTCAGTGCCATCTGGTCTATCCCACTGTGCTTGGGGCCAGCCAGACCTGAGGCAGGCCTCACATTTCTATAACCGCCTGCCCCCTACCCCGAATGCACTGGAGGAAGTGGATGGGCTCTGGGCTCCTGAGGGGGActgggtgggcaggtgggaggTGCCTTGTGCCTGTCACTCTCAGGGAACCCCTGAGGGCTGGGGGAGC contains the following coding sequences:
- the CE2H19orf85 gene encoding uncharacterized protein C19orf85 homolog, with translation MHPGAPTASGGSEPSPRELCAFVSGAAAHVLRALHPRRTRPPKRRPNHRRFLHNQICRQFANIEAATQRLALSILSQKAPPQRPPPRRPPPPPPSPFLGVACAVAPTEEPCASPGPSLAALDASTLDLFDDIALTPECPSVPSGLSHCAWGQPDLRQASHFYNRLPPTPNALEEVDGLWAPEGDWVGRWEVPCACHSQGTPEGWGSCSP